One window of Quercus robur chromosome 5, dhQueRobu3.1, whole genome shotgun sequence genomic DNA carries:
- the LOC126727065 gene encoding uncharacterized protein LOC126727065 isoform X3: MDNFESRGWLSLLEIDHPPPTALIREFFSNLSFHIYDSNAPVRSWIRGVEFTITPRVVVEALGVPVVREPDYPYDKSPPLDVVMSYITGSSIQWGSDPRIMSAELTETAYLFFRIACHSLWPISHLHTIPLERCVFLYAFVSGASISFPHLFLRSLNEVHRSSAVGHALIHPIFIHRILLFLGLDGFPSGESIHVVAPIGATFLRQRAAHLRVDPTRPRGGPSGVVPPPPSSTGADAAETSGGAAADADVPPLTTSDDSDIRHTLDHVLTVQAVHGQILVDVLDEIRALRPELAQFRRSSPPPPF, encoded by the coding sequence ATGGAtaactttgagtctagaggttggttgtccctattagagatagatcatccacccccgaccgccctgattagagagttcttctcgaatctctctttccacatctatgattccaacgctcctgttaggagttggatacgaggtgttgagttcactaTTACTCCTCGGGTAGTGGTTGAagctcttggggttccggtcgttagggagcctgactatccctatgataaGTCTCCACctttagatgttgtcatgtcatacatcactgggtcttctatccagtggggttctgatcctcggatcatgtctgctgagcttactgagactgcctatcttttctttaggatagcgtgtcattctttgtggcctatttctcatctccacaccatccctctagagcgatgtgtgtttttgtatgcttttgtttCTGGTGCGTCTATCAGCTTTCCTCatctgttccttcgttctttgaacgaggttcataggagttctgccgtagggcatgcgcttatccatcctattttcattcataggattttgttattTCTTGGTCTAGATGGTTTCCCTTCTGGTGAGTCTAttcatgttgttgctcccataggtgccacctttcttaggcagagggctgctcacttgagagttgatCCTACGCGTCCTAGAGGTGGGCCTTCTGGtgttgttccccctcctccctcttccaCAGGTGCTGATGCTGCTGAGACGTCTGGTGgcgctgctgctgatgctgatgttcctccactgactacttcggatgattcagacattcgacatacattggatcatgtcttgaccgttcaggcagttcatggacagattttggtggacgtgctcgatgagatccgtgctttGCGCCCagagttggcacagtttagaCGATCTTCACcgccacctcccttttga